DNA from Salinibacterium sp. dk2585:
CGACGAGCAGCGCGTCGCAACGCACCGTGTTGGCGGAGTGGTGCGCTCCGGCCGCGATGCGGATCTCGCCACGGTATCCCGTGCGGCCCCCGCCGCGAGCGATCGACTTGGAGACGATCGACGACTGCGTGTGCGGCGCCATGTGCACCATCTTGGCGCCGGCATCCTGGTGCTGGCCCGGGCCGGCGAAGGCGACCGAGAGGGTCTCCCCCTTGGCGCGCTCCCCTACGAGGTACACGGAGGGGTACTTCATGGTGACCTTGGAGCCGATGTTGCCGTCGACCCACTCCATGGTCGCGCCCTCGTGTGCGATGGCGCGCTTGGTGACGAGGTTGTAGACGTTGTTCGACCAGTTCTGGATCGTCGTGTAGCGAACGCGTGCGTTCTTCTTCACGATGATCTCGACGACTGCCGAATGCAGCGAGTCCGACTTGTAGATGGGCGCCGTGCATCCTTCGATGTAGTGCACGTAGCTGCCCTCGTCGGCGATGATGAGCGTGCGCTCGAACTGGCCCATGTTCTCCGTGTTGATGCGGAAGTAGGCCTGGAGCGGGATCTCGACGTGCACGCCGGGCGGCACATAGACGAAGGAACCACCGGACCACACGGCGGTGTTGAGTGCGGCGAACTTGTTGTCACCGGCCGGGATGACCGTTCCGAAGTACTCCTGGAAGATCTCCGGGTGCTCGCGAAGCGCGGTGTCGGTGTCGAGGAACAGCACGCCCTGCTCCTCCAGGTCCTCACGGATCTGGTGATAGACGACCTCGGACTCGTACTGGGCAGCGACACCTCCGACGAGGCGCTGGCGTTCAGCCTCGGGGATGCCGAGCTTCTCGTAGGTGTTCTTGATCTCCTCGGGAAGGTCCTCCCAGGTGGCCGCTTGCTTCTCGGTCGAGCGCACGAAGTACTTGATGTTCTCGAAGTCGATCCCCGAGAGATCAGCACCCCACGAGGGCATGGGCTTCTTGTAGAAGAGTGAAAGCGCCTTGAGGCGGTTCTTCAGCATCCACTCTGGCTCAGCCTTGAGCTGGGAAATGTCGGCGACGACCTCCGGGGAGAGTCCCCTGCGGGCTGACGAACCCGCAACATCCGAGTCAGCCCAGCCGAACTCGTAAATTCCCAGGCTCGAGAGTTCCGGGCGGTCAATCAGAACGTCTGACATGGCATACCTCTTCATTCCTCACTGGCCCCAACAGGTCGGTGTGGGCAAACATTCCCGACCCGAGTGCCGTGACGGCACACTCGTGCGTGCGTTTCAATGCGCGGGGTCGATCGCAGGATCGGATGCGCGAAGCATCGCGCCCGAGCTGCCTGCCTAGAATGAACAGGAGGAACGGGGATGAACCCCGTCATGTCTGCGCTGACACCCCGGCATTGGCTGTGTTCATGAACCTGTCAATTCTATAGGGTGCCGCTGCCGAAACGAGAAAGTTGCCAGTGAACCGCCAGTCGTCTACCGAAGTCCGTCACCGTGGGTTCATCGGCAGCGTCCCCATCCCCCTCGGCCGCGGCATCCGCATCGCCGCGTGGGCCTCCTTCTGTGCTGAGGTGCTCATCATCGCGACGGGTGGCGCGGTGCGCCTCACGGGCTCTGGCCTCGGATGCTCGGAGTGGCCCCTCTGCACGCCGGAGTCCCTTGTGCCGACCGCGGAGCAGGGTTTCCACGGCATCATCGAGTTCGGCAACCGCACACTGACCGGCCTCGTCGGCATCCTCGCGATCGTCGTGCTGCTCCTGACCCTGCGTGCGCTGGGCGGGCGACGCTCCCTCACGTCGGCGCTCCTCTTCGCCGTGGGCGCTCTCGGCGCCGGTGGGGTGGCCTGGACTGTCGCCTCCCTGCTTGGCTTCGAGGGGGACGAAGGCTTTCCGTTCTTCACGGCCGCGCTTCTCCTGGTGACGATCATCGGTGCCGTACGTTCTGTGCGCATCACCCCGCAGCGGCGTGACCTCTCCGTCCTGGCGTGGATCGTGCTCATCGGGGTCGTCGCGCAGGCCTTCGTGGGAGGCATCACGGTGCTCACCCAGCTCAACCCCTTCATCGTGGGCTTCCACTACGTGGCATCCGTGCTGCTCGTGACGGTCACGGCGACCTACCTGGTGCGCATGACCGCAGTCGCCGGCCCGCGGGTGCGCGCCGTGCCGAAGTGGTTCGCCATCGTCACCCACGTCACGGGGCTTGCCCTCGCGGCCACCATCTTCTTCGGCGTGCTGACCACGGGCTCGGGACCGCACTCGGGTGACGCGAACGTCGTGCGGAATGGCTTCGACGCCACCGTGCTCGCGCACGTTCACTCGTGGCCCGGCTACGTGCTGGCCGTCCTCGTGCTGGTGCTCACGCTTGCCGCCTGGGTCCAGCGTCTTCAGCCGCGCCGCTGGCTCCTCGTGCTCGCCGCGATCATCGTCC
Protein-coding regions in this window:
- the sufB gene encoding Fe-S cluster assembly protein SufB, with the translated sequence MSDVLIDRPELSSLGIYEFGWADSDVAGSSARRGLSPEVVADISQLKAEPEWMLKNRLKALSLFYKKPMPSWGADLSGIDFENIKYFVRSTEKQAATWEDLPEEIKNTYEKLGIPEAERQRLVGGVAAQYESEVVYHQIREDLEEQGVLFLDTDTALREHPEIFQEYFGTVIPAGDNKFAALNTAVWSGGSFVYVPPGVHVEIPLQAYFRINTENMGQFERTLIIADEGSYVHYIEGCTAPIYKSDSLHSAVVEIIVKKNARVRYTTIQNWSNNVYNLVTKRAIAHEGATMEWVDGNIGSKVTMKYPSVYLVGERAKGETLSVAFAGPGQHQDAGAKMVHMAPHTQSSIVSKSIARGGGRTGYRGEIRIAAGAHHSANTVRCDALLVDTISRSDTYPVTDIREDDVVMGHEATVSRVSEEQLFYLMSRGLPEDEAMAMIVRGFIEPIARELPMEYAMELNKLIEMGMEGSVG
- a CDS encoding heme A synthase, whose amino-acid sequence is MNRQSSTEVRHRGFIGSVPIPLGRGIRIAAWASFCAEVLIIATGGAVRLTGSGLGCSEWPLCTPESLVPTAEQGFHGIIEFGNRTLTGLVGILAIVVLLLTLRALGGRRSLTSALLFAVGALGAGGVAWTVASLLGFEGDEGFPFFTAALLLVTIIGAVRSVRITPQRRDLSVLAWIVLIGVVAQAFVGGITVLTQLNPFIVGFHYVASVLLVTVTATYLVRMTAVAGPRVRAVPKWFAIVTHVTGLALAATIFFGVLTTGSGPHSGDANVVRNGFDATVLAHVHSWPGYVLAVLVLVLTLAAWVQRLQPRRWLLVLAAIIVLQVIVGVIQAREGLPALLVGIHMVLAALSAATYVVVVLRLKRPA